From a region of the Malania oleifera isolate guangnan ecotype guangnan chromosome 12, ASM2987363v1, whole genome shotgun sequence genome:
- the LOC131144455 gene encoding peroxidase 19 isoform X1, which yields MSTAPPPSSSSSSSVFVTGLLILLLVLRSSNCSAASTTVSRPRQLSTDYYAKSCPHLEQLVGSVTSQQFKEAPVSAPATIRLFFHDCFVEGCDGSILIASGAGNGGGKAERDAEENKDLAAEGFDTIQKAKAVAESNCPGVVSCADILAIAARDFVHLHSLQAGGPYYEVKKGRWDGNISMASRVSSNLPHPNSTMADLLNLFSSKGLSIDDLIVLSGAHSIGFAHCAHFLSRLYNFRGTKSPDPAVDPRLLKALRMSCPESGGNPDVLVPFDVTTPFSFDNAYYSNLEDNLGLLATDQALFLDQRSRALVQAFAKDKHQFFQAFSVAMDKMGSIGVKSGRLHGEMRRDCSMHT from the exons ATGTCCACTGCCCCACctccctcttcctcttcttcttcttccgttTTCGTCACAGGCTTACTCATCCTCCTCCTAGTCCTGCGCTCCTCCAACTGCTCCGCTGCCAGCACCACCGTCAGCCGCCCCCGCCAACTCTCCACCGACTACTACGCCAAGTCCTGCCCTCACCTGGAGCAGCTCGTCGGCTCCGTCACCTCCCAGCAGTTCAAAGAGGCTCCCGTTTCCGCTCCAGCCACCATTCGCCTCTTCTTCCACGACTGCTTCGTTGAG ggTTGCGATGGATCGATATTGATAGCTTCGGGGGCCGGCAACGGAGGAGGGAAGGCGGAGAGGGATGCGGAGGAGAACAAGGACCTGGCGGCAGAGGGGTTTGATACCATACAGAAGGCAAAGGCGGTGGCGGAGAGCAATTGCCCCGGGGTGGTCTCCTGTGCCGACATTCTCGCCATTGCTGCCAGAGATTTTGTCCACTtg cACTCATTGCAGGCAGGGGGTCCTTACTACGAAGTGAAGAAAGGGAGGTGGGACGGAAATATATCAATGGCATCCAGAGTGAGCTCCAATCTCCCCCACCCAAACTCCACCATGGCCGACCTCCTCAACCTCTTCTCATCCAAAGGCTTGTCCATCGACGACCTTATTGTCCTCTCCGGCGCCCACTCTATCGGCTTCGCCCACTGCGCCCACTTTCTCAGCCGCCTCTACAACTTTCGCGGCACCAAAAGCCCCGACCCCGCCGTCGACCCACGCCTCCTCAAGGCCCTCCGGATGTCCTGCCCGGAGTCCGGCGGAAACCCCGACGTGCTGGTGCCGTTCGATGTCACCACCCCCTTCTCCTTCGACAACGCCTACTACAGTAATCTGGAGGACAACCTGGGGCTACTGGCCACGGACCAAGCATTGTTCTTGGACCAGAGGAGCAGGGCGCTGGTTCAGGCTTTTGCCAAGGATAAGCACCAGTTCTTCCAAGCTTTCTCGGTGGCTATGGACAAAATGGGTTCCATAGGGGTGAAGAGCGGGAGGCTGCATGGGGAGATGAGGAGAGACTGTAGCATGCACACGTGA
- the LOC131144455 gene encoding peroxidase 19 isoform X2 → MSTAPPPSSSSSSSVFVTGLLILLLVLRSSNCSAASTTVSRPRQLSTDYYAKSCPHLEQLVGSVTSQQFKEAPVSAPATIRLFFHDCFVEGCDGSILIASGAGNGGGKAERDAEENKDLAAEGFDTIQKAKAVAESNCPGVVSCADILAIAARDFVHLAGGPYYEVKKGRWDGNISMASRVSSNLPHPNSTMADLLNLFSSKGLSIDDLIVLSGAHSIGFAHCAHFLSRLYNFRGTKSPDPAVDPRLLKALRMSCPESGGNPDVLVPFDVTTPFSFDNAYYSNLEDNLGLLATDQALFLDQRSRALVQAFAKDKHQFFQAFSVAMDKMGSIGVKSGRLHGEMRRDCSMHT, encoded by the exons ATGTCCACTGCCCCACctccctcttcctcttcttcttcttccgttTTCGTCACAGGCTTACTCATCCTCCTCCTAGTCCTGCGCTCCTCCAACTGCTCCGCTGCCAGCACCACCGTCAGCCGCCCCCGCCAACTCTCCACCGACTACTACGCCAAGTCCTGCCCTCACCTGGAGCAGCTCGTCGGCTCCGTCACCTCCCAGCAGTTCAAAGAGGCTCCCGTTTCCGCTCCAGCCACCATTCGCCTCTTCTTCCACGACTGCTTCGTTGAG ggTTGCGATGGATCGATATTGATAGCTTCGGGGGCCGGCAACGGAGGAGGGAAGGCGGAGAGGGATGCGGAGGAGAACAAGGACCTGGCGGCAGAGGGGTTTGATACCATACAGAAGGCAAAGGCGGTGGCGGAGAGCAATTGCCCCGGGGTGGTCTCCTGTGCCGACATTCTCGCCATTGCTGCCAGAGATTTTGTCCACTtg GCAGGGGGTCCTTACTACGAAGTGAAGAAAGGGAGGTGGGACGGAAATATATCAATGGCATCCAGAGTGAGCTCCAATCTCCCCCACCCAAACTCCACCATGGCCGACCTCCTCAACCTCTTCTCATCCAAAGGCTTGTCCATCGACGACCTTATTGTCCTCTCCGGCGCCCACTCTATCGGCTTCGCCCACTGCGCCCACTTTCTCAGCCGCCTCTACAACTTTCGCGGCACCAAAAGCCCCGACCCCGCCGTCGACCCACGCCTCCTCAAGGCCCTCCGGATGTCCTGCCCGGAGTCCGGCGGAAACCCCGACGTGCTGGTGCCGTTCGATGTCACCACCCCCTTCTCCTTCGACAACGCCTACTACAGTAATCTGGAGGACAACCTGGGGCTACTGGCCACGGACCAAGCATTGTTCTTGGACCAGAGGAGCAGGGCGCTGGTTCAGGCTTTTGCCAAGGATAAGCACCAGTTCTTCCAAGCTTTCTCGGTGGCTATGGACAAAATGGGTTCCATAGGGGTGAAGAGCGGGAGGCTGCATGGGGAGATGAGGAGAGACTGTAGCATGCACACGTGA